In one Desulfoferula mesophila genomic region, the following are encoded:
- a CDS encoding cupin domain-containing protein, which yields MSNQAPFSDFIRSLPEAALGLKGVTAYLLAAPQGQAVFFDLPAGASVPLHSHGAQWGIVVSGELELTIGDKTEIYRSGQSYSIPAGVLHGATTLAPSQVIDVFAEPNRYSPRA from the coding sequence ATGAGCAACCAAGCGCCTTTTTCAGATTTCATCAGATCCCTGCCCGAGGCGGCCCTGGGTCTCAAGGGGGTCACCGCCTACCTTTTGGCCGCCCCCCAGGGCCAGGCGGTCTTTTTCGACCTGCCCGCCGGGGCCTCGGTGCCCCTGCACAGCCATGGCGCCCAATGGGGCATCGTGGTGTCCGGCGAGTTGGAGTTGACCATCGGAGATAAGACCGAAATCTATCGCAGCGGCCAGAGCTACAGCATCCCGGCCGGCGTGCTCCACGGGGCCACGACGCTGGCGCCCTCCCAGGTGATAGACGTTTTCGCCGAGCCCAACCGCTACTCGCCCCGCGCCTAG
- a CDS encoding NUDIX hydrolase, with product MGRHYPELPVVGVGAVVLSGDQVLLVQRGREPSKGIWSIPGGGVELGESLVQACAREVAEETSLDVEVGPVVEVIERILHDSQGRVEYHYVLVDFLCYALPLEPTAGDDAAAALWTGLEGLDGFKLTPDTHRVILKAARLAQGEGISSDFGGDVC from the coding sequence GTGGGCCGACATTATCCCGAACTGCCGGTGGTGGGCGTAGGGGCGGTGGTCCTGAGCGGCGACCAGGTCCTGCTGGTCCAGCGGGGCAGGGAGCCCTCCAAGGGCATCTGGTCCATACCCGGCGGCGGGGTGGAGCTGGGCGAGAGCCTGGTCCAGGCCTGCGCCCGGGAGGTGGCCGAGGAAACCTCCCTGGATGTGGAGGTGGGGCCCGTGGTGGAGGTGATCGAGCGCATCCTGCACGACTCCCAGGGGCGAGTGGAATATCACTACGTGCTGGTTGACTTTTTGTGTTACGCGCTCCCCCTGGAGCCCACCGCGGGCGACGACGCGGCCGCCGCCTTGTGGACCGGTCTGGAGGGGCTGGATGGCTTTAAGCTGACCCCCGACACCCACAGGGTGATTCTCAAGGCGGCCCGCCTGGCCCAAGGCGAAGGAATAAGCTCCGATTTTGGCGGGGATGTTTGTTGA
- the qrcA gene encoding menaquinone reductase multiheme cytochrome c subunit QrcA — protein MGLVIGSAFGFWATPTILYAEKAQPLQFNHKLHLEQVSDSCKSCHTLREDGSFSGIPSIQSCKECHEAGSLMGDGKNEAAFDEYLKKNQPIPWLVYSRQPDCVFFSHAAHTASAGLECAQCHADHGQTTKLRPYEYNRLTGYSRDIWGTGPIGLGGPPHRMKMDDCAKCHSENGVNRACFVCHK, from the coding sequence GTGGGACTGGTGATAGGCTCCGCCTTCGGGTTCTGGGCCACCCCCACCATTCTCTACGCGGAGAAGGCGCAGCCGTTGCAGTTCAATCACAAGCTGCACTTGGAGCAGGTCAGCGACAGTTGCAAGTCCTGTCACACCCTGCGGGAAGACGGCTCATTTTCGGGCATTCCCAGCATCCAGAGCTGCAAGGAGTGTCACGAGGCGGGTTCGCTCATGGGCGATGGGAAAAATGAGGCGGCTTTTGACGAGTACCTGAAGAAGAACCAGCCCATTCCCTGGCTGGTGTACTCCCGTCAGCCCGACTGCGTGTTCTTCTCCCATGCGGCCCACACGGCCAGCGCCGGGTTGGAGTGCGCCCAGTGCCACGCCGACCACGGCCAGACCACCAAGCTGCGGCCTTATGAGTACAACCGCCTCACGGGTTACAGCCGGGACATCTGGGGAACCGGGCCCATCGGCTTGGGCGGACCGCCCCACCGCATGAAAATGGACGACTGCGCCAAGTGCCATAGCGAAAACGGCGTTAACCGCGCCTGCTTCGTTTGCCACAAATAG
- a CDS encoding UDP-glucuronic acid decarboxylase family protein, which produces MKRILVTGGAGFIGSHLVDSLLAQGHEVLCLDNFFTGDKSNVAGHLGNPRFELVRHDVVEPILLEVDQIYNLACPASPVHYQFNPVKTVKTNVLGTLNMLGLAKRVGARILQASTSEVYGDPKVHPQTEGYWGNVNPIGLRSCYDEGKRLAETLMMDYHRSNKVDVRIVRIFNTYGPRMAVNDGRVVSNFAVQAIKEDPITIYGDGKQTRSFCYVDDLVAGMIAMMEAEEFIGPVNLGNPSEFTMLELAEKVIKISGSRSQLEFKPLPPDDPTQRQPNIALAREKLGWSPKVALEEGLPSTLEYFRSVLERD; this is translated from the coding sequence TTGAAACGCATATTGGTCACCGGCGGGGCCGGTTTCATAGGCTCCCATCTGGTCGATTCCCTGCTGGCGCAAGGCCACGAAGTGTTGTGCCTGGACAACTTTTTCACCGGCGACAAAAGTAACGTGGCCGGGCACCTGGGCAATCCCCGTTTCGAGTTGGTGCGCCACGACGTGGTGGAGCCCATTCTGCTGGAAGTGGACCAGATCTACAACCTGGCTTGTCCCGCTTCCCCGGTGCACTACCAGTTCAATCCGGTCAAAACCGTGAAGACCAACGTGCTGGGCACCTTGAACATGCTGGGCCTGGCCAAGCGGGTGGGCGCGCGCATCTTGCAGGCCTCCACCAGCGAGGTGTACGGCGACCCCAAGGTGCACCCCCAGACCGAGGGCTATTGGGGCAACGTCAATCCCATAGGACTGCGCTCGTGCTACGACGAGGGCAAGCGCCTGGCCGAGACCCTGATGATGGACTACCACCGCAGCAACAAGGTGGATGTTCGCATCGTGCGCATCTTCAACACCTACGGGCCGCGCATGGCGGTGAACGACGGCCGGGTGGTGAGCAACTTCGCGGTGCAGGCCATCAAGGAAGATCCCATCACCATCTACGGCGACGGCAAGCAGACCCGCTCCTTCTGCTACGTGGACGACCTGGTGGCCGGCATGATCGCCATGATGGAGGCCGAGGAGTTCATCGGTCCGGTGAACTTGGGCAACCCCTCGGAGTTCACCATGCTGGAACTGGCCGAAAAGGTCATTAAAATCAGTGGATCGCGCAGTCAACTGGAGTTTAAGCCCCTGCCGCCCGACGACCCAACCCAGCGCCAGCCCAACATCGCCTTGGCCCGGGAAAAGCTGGGCTGGAGCCCCAAGGTGGCCTTGGAAGAGGGGCTGCCGTCCACTCTGGAGTATTTTCGCTCGGTCCTGGAGCGGGATTAG